One genomic window of Nicotiana sylvestris chromosome 10, ASM39365v2, whole genome shotgun sequence includes the following:
- the LOC138880236 gene encoding protein FAR1-RELATED SEQUENCE 5-like: MDSNQENLAVQQNMNPNEHNTNTTTMNINQDNRFERVRDELYRSLGMASDDSLLNEYEWVDVDSHDSFNNAVHLDDDDEEVDAAAHLDDDDEEADREYNGEVNDDEEQVLGNELELCDVDREMENEFTEEDVVVGPISGMRFRDKDTLFAFYKEHARLRGFSVIKRNSNKKGGDTARYITYCCDTTRIRKIKFTTKSNNCKARLATVLDDSGCWRVFKVIHDHNHDLLPSVSHMMAGHRSVCDSLKTDLVAHDQSGIRPSKNIRLAEVQRGGPQSLGCTPKDCRNYILKSRNFEMQEGDAQSLLNFFREIQVKDREFFYSIDVDNIGRLRNVVWVHSHCKAAYEQFHDAMCFDTTYLVNR; encoded by the coding sequence ATGGATTCAAACCAAGAAAATCTGGCGGTGCAACAAAATATGAATCCAAATGAACATAACACAAATACAACAACCATGAATATCAACCAAGATAATAGGTTTGAGCGAGTTAGGGACGAGTTGTACAGATCTTTAGGGATGGCATCAGACGATAGTTTGTTGAATGAATACGAATGGGTCGATGTTGATTCTCACGACAGTTTCAACAATGCTGTGCacttagatgatgatgatgaagaagtcGATGCTGCTGCGCacttagatgatgatgatgaagaagccGATCGAGAATATAACGGAGAAGTTAACGATGATGAGGAGCAGGTTTTAGGAAATGAGTTAGAGTTATGTGATGTTGATCGGGAAATGGAGAATGAATTCACTGAAGAGGATGTGGTTGTAGGTCCAATCTCTGGAATGCGATTTAGAGATAAAGATACTTTGTTTGCATTCTACAAAGAACATGCACGACTGAGAGGATTCTCCGTCATCAAAAGAAATTCCAACAAGAAGGGTGGTGACACTGCTAGGTATATAACCTACTGTTGTGATACGACTAGGATTCGCAAAATCAAGTTTACCACCAAGAGTAACAATTGTAAAGCTAGGCTAGCTACTGTTTTGGATGATTCTGGTTGTTGGCGCGTCTTTAAGGTCATTCACGATCACAATCATGATTTGCTCCCATCCGTATCGCACATGATGGCTGGACATAGGTCTGTTTGTGATTCTCTGAAGACGGATCTTGTAGCTCACGATCAATCTGGCATTAGACCCTCCAAGAATATTAGACTTGCTGAGGTTCAACGTGGTGGACCGCAAAGTTTGGGTTGCACTCCAAAGGATTGTAGAAATTATATTTTGAAGAGTAGGAATTTTGAAATGCAAGAAGGGGACGCACAGTCGCTGCTCAACTTTTTTCGTGAAATCCAGGTAAAGGATAGAGAGTTTTTCTATTCAATCGACGTTGATAATATTGGTAGGCTGCGAAATGTGGTATGGGTGCATTCACACTGTAAGGCAGCTTATGAGCAATTCCATGATGCGATGTGCTTTGATACAACGTACCTTGTGAATCGATAA